One region of Primulina tabacum isolate GXHZ01 chromosome 1, ASM2559414v2, whole genome shotgun sequence genomic DNA includes:
- the LOC142519758 gene encoding uncharacterized protein LOC142519758 yields MGDRATLEKARKELEDLYLGVPDDSVNLTFQDLAQVRQQNAADKRNAIEPISESSPKTQLAKLPSLDFSKGLEASFPTTNYHHHQHNSLHGDHHAIHRSNEGDFRGPVGNMFGHDHHRDHLHGLSLHSGDHGAGSFQRSVVYDDDMSHVSGMSVAYGGERGGGGRHRPGIPHTNICTVCCNFIYIFRHRCLVCGRVYCRQCVSIGMGEMTEGRKCIECLGRRFSQRYIKEAGKIGCCMGYPSLVKQQELKWAERGPRRSGENRYTHSVMVSRSRSPATPRTPNGPHSPINNHFPVTPRTRTPARPHSPHNPPSFVASSSSYSPYSPAHHHPLPF; encoded by the exons ATGGGGGATAGAGCAACGCTAGAGAAAGCAAGAAAAGAGCTCGAGGATTTGTATCTCGGAGTGCCAGATGATTCGGTGAACCTCACTTTCCAAGACCTGGCTCAAGTGAGGCAACAGAATGCAGCAGACAAGAGAAATGCCATAGAACCCATATCGGAATCGAGCCCGAAAACACAGTTAGCCAAACTCCCTAGCCTAGACTTCAGCAAAGGCTTAGAAGCATCTTTTCCAACCACTAATTACCATCACCACCAGCATAATAGTCTGCATGGCGATCACCATGCGATCCATCGATCGAACGAGGGTGATTTTCGGGGGCCTGTGGGGAATATGTTCGGCCATGATCACCATCGTGACCATCTTCATGGACTGAGCTTACATAGTGGTGATCATGGGGCTGGGAGTTTTCAGAGGAGTGTTGTCTATGATGATGATATGAGCCATGTCAGTGGCATGAGTGTGGCCTATGGAGGAGAGAGAGGCGGCGGTGGGAGGCATCGCCCCGGGATTCCACACACCAATATCTGTACCGTATGCTGCAATTTTATCTACATTTTTCGGCACCGTTGCTTA GTGTGTGGAAGGGTATATTGCAGGCAATGTGTGAGCATTGGAATGGGAGAGATGACCGAGGGTAGAAAGTGCATAGAGTGCTTGGGAAGAAGATTCAGCCAAAG ATATATAAAAGAAGCTGGAAAGATAGGGTGTTGTATGGGATATCCATCTTTGGTGAAACAACAAGAGCTCAAATGGGCAGAGAGAGGACCTCGAAGAAGTGGCGAAAATCGATACACTCATAGcgtgatggtatccagatcaaGAAGTCCTGCGACTCCAAGAACGCCGAATGGGCCACATTCTCCTATCAATAATCATTTCCCTGTCACTCCAAGAACAAGAACACCAGCCAGGCCACATTCTCCACACAACCCCCCTTCATTTGTCGCGAGCTCGTCGTCCTATTCGCCTTATTCACCAGCTCATCACCATCCATTGCCTTTCTAG
- the LOC142550042 gene encoding nardilysin-like: MFILKLSMQSTCVSWEVMIFQMKMSYLSKHGGSSNAYTETEHTCYHFEVKKEFLKGALTRFAQFFISPLVKAEAMEREGIKRAWPMLWKRTNSTVKTFENYKNGLMGKLLEKDPSLLHETNRFWGQIVDKRYMFDLSKKEAEELNGIQKKDMMDWYRTYLRQPSPKCRRLVIRVWGCNADLSNAQVTSAQVIGDLAEFKKNSEFYPSFC, from the exons ATGTTTATCTTGAAACTTTCAATGCAGAGCACATGCGTTTCATGGGAAGTGATGATTTTCCAGATGAAAATGAG TTACTTATCTAAGCATGGAGGATCATCGAACGCTTACACCGAAACTGAGCATACCTGCTACCACTTTGAAGTGAAAAAGGAGTTTCTTAAGGGTGCTTTGACAAG ATTTGCTCAATTTTTCATCTCTCCTTTAGTGAAGGCTGAAGCCATGGAACGGGAG GGAATAAAAAGAGCCTGGCCGATGCTGTGGAAAAG AACGAACTCGACTGTGAAAACCTTTGAGAATTACAAAAATGGTTTAATGGGGAAGCTTCTCGAGAAAGATCCATCTCTTTTACATGAAACGAATCGTTTTTGGGGTCAAATTGTTGATAAAAG GTATATGTTTGACTTGTCGAAGAAGGAGGCGGAGGAGCTTAATGGCATCCAAAAGAAAGATATGATGGATTGGTATCGCACATATTTGAGGCAGCCCTCTCCAAAGTGTCGGAGGCTTGTGATTCGTGTGTGGGGTTGCAATGCTGACTTGAGCAATGCCCAAGTAACATCTGCGCAGGTCATTGGTGACCTCGCAGAATTTAAGAAGAATTCCGAATTCTATCCCAGCTTTTGTTGA